From Campylobacter upsaliensis, the proteins below share one genomic window:
- the hslV gene encoding ATP-dependent protease subunit HslV has translation MFHATTILAYKGKNKSVIGGDGQVSLGNTVMKGNAVKIRKLNNGKVLAGFAGSTADAFNLFDMFENLLQSSKGDLLKAAIDFSKEWRKDKYLRKLEAMMLVLDRKHIFLLSGTGDVLEPEDNQIAAIGSGGNYALSAARALKKHAQNLDEEELVKSSLQIAGEICVYTNTNIKTYVIEDEK, from the coding sequence ATGTTTCACGCTACAACGATATTAGCTTATAAGGGTAAAAATAAATCCGTCATCGGTGGCGATGGACAAGTAAGCCTTGGGAATACGGTAATGAAAGGCAATGCCGTCAAAATCCGTAAATTAAACAATGGCAAGGTTTTGGCAGGTTTTGCAGGTAGCACGGCGGACGCCTTTAATCTCTTTGATATGTTTGAAAATTTGCTCCAAAGCTCTAAGGGCGACTTGCTTAAAGCGGCGATTGATTTTTCTAAAGAGTGGCGTAAGGATAAGTATTTAAGAAAGCTTGAAGCTATGATGCTCGTGCTTGATAGAAAGCACATTTTTTTACTTTCTGGCACGGGTGATGTTTTAGAACCTGAGGATAATCAAATTGCAGCCATAGGAAGTGGGGGAAATTACGCACTTTCAGCGGCAAGGGCTTTAAAAAAACACGCACAAAATTTAGACGAAGAAGAACTTGTCAAATCAAGCCTTCAAATCGCAGGTGAAATTTGTGTTTATACAAATACAAACATTAAAACTTATGTAATTGAGGATGAAAAATGA
- the hslU gene encoding ATP-dependent protease ATPase subunit HslU, with translation MNLTPKEIVKFLDDYVIGQKKAKKIIAIALRNRYRRMRLSPELQDDIMPKNILMIGSTGVGKTEIARRLAKMMGFPFIKIEASKYTEVGFVGRDVESMVRDLANAALNLVKNEQREKNQDKIEAYIEDKILEKLLPPLPKGVSEEKQEEYQNSLEKMRTKLKNGDLDESVIELEISQNMFDTNPNLPPEMSAMQDMVKVIGVGSKKVKKEMKIKDARNTLKSEASDKILDTENIKSEALRRVENEGIIFIDEIDKIAVSSGNSNRQDPSKEGVQRDLLPIVEGSSVQTKLGIVKTDHILFIAAGAFHLSKPSDLIPELQGRFPLRVELDSLDDEALYAILTRPKNSLLKQYVELLKTEDLSLEFDDEAIREIAKIASRANEEMQDIGARRLHTVIEKLLEDLSFEADEYAGKSFIVDKKMVEEKLSSIVENKDLARYIL, from the coding sequence ATGAATTTAACCCCTAAAGAAATTGTTAAATTTTTAGATGATTATGTCATAGGGCAGAAAAAGGCGAAAAAAATCATCGCCATAGCCCTAAGAAACCGCTACCGCAGAATGAGACTAAGCCCCGAACTTCAAGATGACATTATGCCTAAAAATATTTTAATGATAGGCTCAACGGGCGTGGGTAAAACGGAGATCGCGAGGCGTTTAGCTAAGATGATGGGCTTTCCCTTCATCAAAATCGAAGCGAGTAAATATACAGAAGTGGGCTTTGTAGGGCGTGATGTCGAAAGTATGGTAAGAGACCTAGCAAATGCGGCTTTAAATTTAGTCAAAAACGAGCAAAGAGAGAAAAATCAAGATAAAATCGAAGCTTATATTGAAGATAAAATTTTAGAAAAGCTTTTACCGCCTCTTCCTAAAGGCGTGAGTGAGGAAAAACAAGAAGAGTATCAAAACAGCCTTGAAAAAATGCGAACAAAGCTTAAAAATGGGGACTTAGATGAAAGTGTTATCGAGCTTGAAATTTCGCAAAATATGTTCGATACTAATCCTAATCTCCCCCCTGAAATGAGTGCAATGCAAGATATGGTAAAAGTCATAGGCGTAGGCAGTAAAAAAGTCAAAAAAGAGATGAAAATCAAAGACGCTAGAAATACCCTTAAAAGCGAGGCAAGTGATAAAATTTTAGACACAGAAAACATTAAAAGTGAGGCTTTAAGGCGTGTGGAAAATGAGGGGATTATCTTTATCGATGAGATAGATAAAATCGCCGTTTCAAGCGGAAATTCTAATCGTCAAGACCCTAGTAAAGAGGGCGTTCAAAGGGACTTACTTCCCATAGTAGAAGGCTCAAGTGTGCAAACTAAGCTAGGAATTGTAAAAACCGATCATATTCTTTTCATCGCTGCGGGGGCTTTTCATCTTAGCAAACCAAGCGACTTAATCCCAGAACTTCAAGGACGCTTTCCTTTAAGAGTGGAGCTTGATAGCCTTGATGATGAGGCTTTATATGCCATTTTAACCCGTCCTAAAAACTCCCTTTTAAAGCAATATGTAGAGCTTTTAAAAACGGAGGATTTAAGCTTAGAATTTGACGATGAGGCTATAAGAGAGATCGCTAAAATCGCTTCAAGAGCCAATGAAGAAATGCAAGATATAGGTGCTAGAAGACTGCATACGGTAATAGAAAAATTACTTGAGGACTTAAGTTTTGAGGCTGATGAGTATGCTGGTAAAAGCTTCATTGTGGATAAAAAGATGGTTGAAGAAAAATTAAGCTCTATTGTAGAAAATAAAGATTTAGCGAGGTATATTTTGTGA
- the pseB gene encoding UDP-N-acetylglucosamine 4,6-dehydratase (inverting): MFNDKVILITGGTGSFGKTYTKVLLQNYKPKKIIIYSRDELKQFEMASVFNAPCMRYFIGDVRDKERLKKATKDVDFIIHAAAMKHVPIAEYNPMECIKTNIHGAQNVIDACFENGVKKCIALSTDKACNPVNLYGATKLASDKLFVAANNMAGENHTRFSVTRYGNVVGSRGSVVPFFKKLINEGASELPITDVRMTRFWISLENGVKFVLENFKAMHGGEIFIPKIPSMKITDLAHALAPKLKHKIIGIRAGEKLHEIMISSDDSHLTYEFENYYAISPSIKFIDTHTDFSVNALGEKGQKVPNGFSYSSDNNPLWASEKELLDIINEGF, translated from the coding sequence ATGTTTAATGATAAGGTCATTTTAATCACAGGTGGCACAGGCTCTTTTGGCAAGACTTATACTAAAGTTTTATTACAAAATTATAAGCCTAAGAAAATCATCATTTATTCACGCGATGAACTAAAGCAATTTGAAATGGCAAGTGTGTTTAACGCCCCTTGTATGCGTTACTTCATCGGCGATGTAAGGGATAAAGAAAGGCTTAAAAAAGCGACTAAAGATGTCGATTTTATCATACACGCTGCGGCGATGAAACATGTGCCAATAGCTGAATATAACCCTATGGAGTGCATTAAAACTAATATCCACGGCGCACAAAATGTTATTGATGCTTGTTTTGAAAATGGCGTGAAAAAGTGCATAGCCCTAAGCACGGATAAGGCTTGTAATCCTGTAAATTTATACGGAGCGACTAAGTTAGCTAGCGATAAACTCTTTGTCGCGGCAAATAATATGGCAGGGGAGAATCACACACGCTTTAGCGTTACAAGGTATGGTAATGTCGTAGGTTCAAGGGGTTCTGTGGTGCCGTTTTTTAAAAAACTCATTAATGAGGGTGCGAGTGAGCTTCCCATCACAGATGTTAGAATGACGCGTTTTTGGATAAGCCTTGAAAATGGTGTGAAATTTGTGCTTGAAAATTTTAAGGCTATGCACGGCGGCGAAATTTTTATCCCTAAAATCCCCTCGATGAAAATCACCGACCTAGCCCACGCCCTAGCACCCAAATTAAAGCATAAAATTATAGGCATTAGAGCGGGGGAAAAATTACACGAAATTATGATTTCAAGTGATGATAGCCACCTAACTTATGAGTTTGAAAACTACTATGCCATAAGCCCTAGCATTAAATTTATCGACACGCACACGGATTTTAGTGTCAATGCTTTAGGCGAAAAGGGGCAAAAAGTGCCAAATGGCTTTTCTTATAGCTCGGATAATAATCCTTTATGGGCGAGTGAAAAAGAGCTTTTAGACATCATTAATGAGGGGTTTTAA
- a CDS encoding DUF4910 domain-containing protein: MGDIVDSLDFRSASFSKTSKALYALATRLFPIWRSITGEGFRASLEILKKEFENTGGGGGVSPFQIHALASGSKVFDWTIPPEWSVKDAYIITPQNEKICDFKKHNLHLLNYSTPINTELDFEELDKHLYSLKELPDAIPYVTSYYKRRWGFCLSHHQRLKLSKGKYRVFIDSKHDENGVLNYADIVIPSTTGLKDEILISTYLCHPSMANNELSGPCVAIFLAKWLHTLNTRKYNYRFVFVPETIGSIAYLSKHLKHLQKHTKAGFVLSCVGDEKNYSLIHSPKANTLSDKVAFHTLKNKKNFKEFSFLYRGSDERQYCSALVNLPVVCVCRTRFGDFKEYHTSLDDLNFITPKGLGGALRAMQEMILNLENNATYKSTIFCEPNLGKRGLYPTLNLRNQPPQISTFLALCDGENDVLDIAQMMDLQGYELENIIKDLLKYNLIKRIKP, from the coding sequence ATGGGGGATATTGTGGATAGTTTAGATTTTCGCTCCGCCTCCTTTTCAAAGACTTCAAAGGCTCTTTATGCCTTAGCTACAAGACTTTTTCCAATATGGCGTTCTATCACAGGTGAGGGTTTTAGGGCTAGTCTTGAAATTTTAAAAAAAGAATTTGAAAACACGGGGGGGGGGGGGGGGGTAAGCCCATTTCAAATTCACGCCCTAGCCTCTGGAAGTAAAGTTTTTGACTGGACTATCCCGCCTGAGTGGAGCGTAAAAGACGCTTATATCATCACGCCACAAAATGAAAAAATTTGTGATTTTAAAAAACATAATCTTCATCTTTTAAATTACTCCACCCCCATAAATACAGAACTAGATTTTGAAGAGCTTGATAAACATCTTTATTCCTTAAAAGAGCTTCCAGATGCTATCCCTTATGTAACGAGTTATTATAAAAGGCGTTGGGGCTTTTGCCTATCTCATCATCAAAGATTAAAGCTTAGCAAGGGAAAATACCGCGTTTTTATAGATTCTAAGCACGATGAAAACGGAGTTTTAAATTATGCGGATATTGTGATACCAAGCACCACAGGCTTAAAAGATGAAATTCTCATCTCCACCTATCTTTGCCACCCATCTATGGCAAATAATGAATTAAGCGGTCCTTGCGTAGCTATCTTTTTAGCAAAATGGCTTCACACGCTAAACACTCGCAAATACAATTACCGCTTTGTTTTCGTGCCTGAAACCATAGGAAGTATAGCTTATTTATCGAAACATTTAAAGCATTTACAAAAGCACACAAAAGCAGGTTTTGTTCTAAGCTGTGTGGGCGATGAAAAAAATTATTCACTAATTCACAGCCCAAAAGCTAATACTTTAAGCGATAAAGTCGCCTTTCATACCCTTAAAAACAAGAAAAATTTTAAAGAATTTAGCTTTTTATATCGCGGCAGTGATGAGAGGCAGTATTGTAGTGCTTTAGTAAATTTACCTGTGGTTTGCGTGTGTAGGACGCGTTTTGGGGACTTTAAGGAGTATCATACGAGCTTAGATGATTTAAACTTTATCACGCCTAAAGGTTTGGGTGGGGCTTTAAGGGCTATGCAGGAGATGATTTTAAATTTAGAAAATAACGCTACTTACAAAAGCACCATTTTTTGTGAGCCAAATTTGGGTAAAAGAGGGCTTTATCCAACACTTAATCTACGCAATCAGCCTCCACAAATTTCCACCTTTTTAGCCCTTTGTGATGGTGAAAATGATGTTTTAGACATTGCACAGATGATGGATTTGCAAGGCTATGAGCTAGAAAATATCATTAAGGATTTACTAAAATACAATTTAATCAAAAGGATAAAGCCGTGA
- the era gene encoding GTPase Era, which translates to MKSGFISLIGRTNAGKSTLINSLLEEKIALVSHKQNATRRKIKAIVMQGDNQLIFIDTPGLHESKTSFNQLLIQSALKAMKDCDVIVFVASIFDEISDYEKFLALKPQIPHIVVLNKVDLAKNEEVLQKLSEYAKFSGDFQAILPYSCKQKSYKKALLDEIVKLLPSHTHFYDSEFLTPSSEKELFRDFILESLYENLSDELPYCSEILMQNVKEKPHLLIIHAQIITDTNSHKAMIIGKEGATLRRIGQKARIKIENLTQKKVLLKLFVVVKKAWQKDENFLKKMLEYEE; encoded by the coding sequence GTGAAAAGTGGCTTTATAAGCCTCATAGGTCGCACAAATGCAGGTAAAAGCACACTGATTAATTCCTTACTTGAGGAAAAAATCGCCCTTGTTTCTCACAAACAAAACGCTACAAGACGCAAAATCAAAGCCATAGTAATGCAAGGAGATAATCAGCTCATTTTCATCGATACGCCCGGTCTTCACGAAAGCAAAACTTCTTTTAATCAGCTTTTAATCCAAAGTGCGTTAAAGGCTATGAAAGATTGTGATGTCATCGTTTTTGTGGCGAGTATTTTTGATGAAATAAGTGATTATGAAAAATTCCTTGCTTTAAAGCCGCAAATTCCGCACATTGTCGTGCTAAATAAGGTCGATTTAGCTAAAAATGAGGAAGTGCTTCAAAAATTAAGCGAATATGCGAAATTTAGCGGAGATTTTCAGGCTATTTTGCCTTATTCTTGTAAGCAAAAAAGTTATAAAAAAGCCCTTTTAGATGAAATTGTAAAACTTCTTCCTTCTCACACACATTTTTATGATAGCGAATTTCTAACGCCAAGTAGCGAAAAAGAGCTTTTTAGAGATTTTATTTTAGAGAGTTTGTATGAAAATTTAAGCGACGAGCTGCCTTATTGTAGTGAGATTTTAATGCAAAATGTAAAAGAAAAGCCACATCTTCTTATTATCCACGCACAAATTATCACCGACACAAATTCTCACAAAGCAATGATTATAGGAAAAGAGGGAGCGACTCTTAGAAGAATAGGGCAAAAAGCAAGGATTAAGATAGAAAATTTAACGCAAAAAAAGGTGCTTTTAAAACTCTTTGTTGTGGTAAAAAAGGCTTGGCAAAAAGATGAAAATTTTCTAAAAAAAATGCTAGAGTATGAAGAATAA
- the pseC gene encoding UDP-4-amino-4,6-dideoxy-N-acetyl-beta-L-altrosamine transaminase, with protein MLSYSHQNITQDDIEVVVRALKEDFLTCGAKVEEFEKALAKYVGVKAACVVNSATSALHLAYLALNVKGKIVLTTPLTFIATSNAALMAGAKVEFIDIGTDGNIDAKKLRARLEKGSENIAAVAVVDFAGQSVEIDEISALCEEFKLPLLDDASHALGAEFRGKKVGSFASLSVFSFHPVKPITTFEGGAVVSDDEELIEHIKRLRSHSIIKKRLWDSDSFELGFNYRLSDVACALGINQLKKLDVNLAKREQIAAFYDKEFEKNPYFSTLKIPAYKKSSRHLYPILLYPEFWCQKEEIFKALLKREIGVQVHYKPTYEFSFYKKELPNLRLENADNFYKAELSIPCHQEMSLEQAKFVKESLFEVLENGGYCG; from the coding sequence ATGCTATCTTATTCTCATCAAAACATTACCCAAGATGATATTGAAGTCGTTGTAAGAGCCCTAAAAGAAGACTTTTTAACCTGCGGAGCTAAGGTAGAGGAATTTGAAAAAGCCTTAGCAAAATATGTAGGCGTAAAAGCCGCTTGTGTGGTAAATTCCGCCACTTCGGCACTGCATTTAGCCTATCTTGCTTTAAATGTTAAGGGCAAAATTGTTCTTACCACGCCTCTTACTTTCATCGCCACTTCCAATGCGGCTTTAATGGCAGGAGCTAAGGTGGAATTCATCGACATAGGCACGGACGGCAATATTGACGCTAAAAAGCTAAGAGCTAGGCTTGAAAAAGGAAGTGAAAATATCGCTGCTGTGGCGGTGGTGGATTTTGCAGGGCAAAGTGTAGAGATAGATGAAATTTCCGCACTTTGTGAGGAATTTAAACTCCCCTTGCTTGATGACGCTTCTCACGCCTTAGGGGCGGAATTTCGCGGTAAAAAAGTCGGCTCTTTCGCAAGTTTGAGTGTGTTTTCCTTTCACCCTGTAAAGCCCATTACAACCTTTGAGGGCGGGGCTGTGGTGAGTGATGATGAGGAATTAATTGAGCATATTAAAAGGCTAAGAAGTCATAGCATTATAAAAAAAAGGCTGTGGGATAGCGATAGTTTCGAGCTTGGCTTTAATTACCGCTTAAGTGATGTCGCTTGTGCTTTAGGGATTAATCAGCTTAAAAAGCTTGATGTGAATTTAGCAAAAAGAGAGCAAATCGCCGCTTTTTACGATAAGGAATTTGAGAAAAATCCCTATTTCTCCACGCTTAAAATCCCTGCTTATAAAAAAAGCTCAAGACATCTTTATCCTATACTTTTATATCCTGAGTTTTGGTGTCAAAAAGAAGAGATTTTTAAAGCACTTTTAAAGCGTGAAATAGGCGTTCAAGTGCATTATAAACCTACTTATGAATTTAGTTTTTATAAAAAAGAGCTTCCAAATTTACGCCTTGAAAATGCGGATAATTTTTATAAAGCCGAGCTTTCTATTCCTTGTCATCAAGAAATGAGTTTAGAACAAGCAAAATTCGTCAAAGAAAGCCTTTTTGAAGTGCTTGAAAATGGGGGATATTGTGGATAG
- the rplI gene encoding 50S ribosomal protein L9, whose protein sequence is MKVLLIKDVKSLGKAGEVKEVKDGYGQNFLIAKGFAKAATNEVLRKYESDKKKEAENLRFELANLEKLKNELSKITLEISKPVGANGSLFGGVTKEDIALALKEQKNIELDKKSLECEMIKTLGIHNISVKLGHAIHAEFKIEVKAE, encoded by the coding sequence ATGAAGGTATTATTAATCAAAGATGTTAAAAGTTTAGGTAAGGCTGGAGAGGTCAAGGAAGTCAAGGACGGCTATGGGCAGAATTTTCTCATCGCTAAAGGTTTTGCTAAAGCCGCTACAAATGAAGTTTTAAGAAAATATGAAAGCGATAAGAAAAAAGAAGCGGAAAATTTGCGTTTTGAGCTTGCGAATTTAGAAAAGCTTAAAAATGAGCTTTCTAAAATCACACTTGAAATTTCAAAACCTGTGGGGGCAAATGGGTCTTTATTTGGCGGGGTTACGAAAGAGGACATTGCTCTTGCTTTAAAAGAGCAAAAAAATATAGAGCTAGATAAAAAAAGCCTAGAATGTGAAATGATTAAAACGCTAGGTATTCACAACATAAGCGTAAAGCTAGGACACGCTATCCACGCGGAATTTAAAATTGAAGTTAAGGCGGAGTAA
- a CDS encoding AAC(3) family N-acetyltransferase — protein sequence MNFLQAKDKIYSKKDFYEALKSVGIGRGDCICVHTELFNLGIALVGREEFLGILLEVFKELLGENGTLIMPTFTYDFCNGRDFDKKNHKSTMGVLTEFFRLQEGVLRSDDPIYSFAIWGKDKGDFLSPTPTCFSENCVYDILAKKDGKIVLLGTDIVGYTFTHFIEERARVSYRYYKEFSGKIIDERGLVREKSIQFYVRALRQEKSIFSVPKQVDILKANHNFRRESFANACIVSIKAKAYLKDTLSILAQDEKALL from the coding sequence GTGAATTTTTTACAAGCTAAAGATAAAATTTATAGCAAAAAAGATTTTTACGAAGCACTAAAGAGTGTAGGGATAGGGCGTGGGGACTGCATTTGTGTGCATACAGAGCTTTTTAATTTAGGCATAGCTTTGGTGGGGCGTGAGGAATTTTTGGGCATTTTACTGGAAGTTTTTAAAGAACTTTTAGGAGAAAATGGCACACTCATTATGCCAACTTTCACTTATGATTTTTGCAACGGCAGAGATTTTGATAAAAAAAATCACAAAAGCACTATGGGCGTTTTGACAGAGTTTTTTAGATTGCAAGAGGGTGTTTTACGCAGTGATGACCCTATTTATTCTTTTGCGATTTGGGGAAAGGATAAGGGGGATTTTTTAAGCCCAACGCCTACTTGCTTTAGCGAAAACTGCGTTTATGACATCTTGGCTAAAAAAGACGGCAAAATCGTGCTTTTAGGCACGGATATTGTGGGCTATACCTTTACGCATTTTATTGAAGAAAGGGCAAGGGTGAGTTACCGCTATTATAAAGAATTTAGCGGGAAAATCATCGATGAAAGGGGCTTAGTGCGTGAGAAAAGCATACAATTTTATGTAAGAGCTTTGAGGCAAGAAAAAAGTATTTTTTCTGTGCCAAAACAAGTTGATATTTTAAAAGCAAATCATAATTTTAGGCGTGAAAGCTTTGCAAATGCTTGTATAGTCAGCATAAAAGCAAAAGCCTATTTGAAGGATACTTTAAGCATTTTAGCTCAAGATGAAAAAGCCCTTTTGTAA